The window gcagagtggattaaaaaccaaaatcctacaatatgttgtttacaagcaGCATATTTGAAgcagacatatacacacagagtaaaggtaaaaggttggaacagaatatattatgcttcagctgaagtacaAAAAAGCAGGGATAAGCAATCCTGatcctcagacaaagcaaaagtaaaaatctaaAAGATAAgggaggaaactacatcttgctaaaaggtaccatagacaatgaagtaatatcaattttatatctctaaatgcttacgtgaataaaatagaaaagagatcaatgaattgggcatgcaactaaaaaagctagaaaaaataatcaaaaccccccaattaaatactaaattagaaattctgaaaatcaaaagagaaatgaataaaattgaaagtaagaaaactatagaataaataaaattaagagctggttttataaaaaaatcaataaaatagataaacttttggttaatttgatttttaaaaaagaaaaccaaatttaccagtattaaaaatgaaaggggtgaattaattcaccaccaatgaagtggaaattaaagcaacaattaggagctattttgcccaactgtatgccaataaatttgacaatctaaaataaatggatgaatatttacagaaatataaattgtccagattaacagaggaggaaataaaacttgaatagccccattttagaaaaagaaattgaacaagccatcagtgaactctctaagaaaaaatcttcaaggtcagatggatttacaagtgaattctaacaaacatttaaaacacaattcattccaatactatataaattatttgaaaaaataggtggacttctaccaaatttcttttatgacacaaacatggtgttgatacctaaaccaggaagagccaaaacaaaattatagaccaatttccctaatgattattgatgcaaaaattttaaataaaatattagcaaagagactacagcaatttatcaccaggataatacactatgaccaaatgggatttatatcaggaatgctgggctggttcaacattagtaaaactatcaacataatcgaccacatcaaaactaaccaaaatcatatgattatctcaaaagatgcagaaaaagcttttgacaaaatacagtgctcattccttttattttttaatttttaaaaaaaaacaagtttatttAAACAACAAGATGTTTGACTTGAAGGAAAAACTATCTAGGATCAATTTCTTTATAGTAATTTATCCctactgagagacagagattgcCCTACATGTAACAGCTACatacaaaaaagttataaaatcgTCCTTGGTTctacaatgataaaagaaaaacattgaaattatCCAATCAAACAAGGTATGCGaggatttttttgtgttttgttgttgttgttgttgttgttaaacagtAAGAGCAAAAAACTTactggaatacaaagataaaggtTGAGTGAGCATGCCactaatggagaaaagggatattttcacagaaccagtttgttttttcccctccccatctccatttgATGTTGATCAAAACATACCATTGGCCATTTAgttgaaaaaaaatatgcattatGCCTGTGCACATACACCAGTTACTTTATGTACAAtaaaggagtgggggaagggaatcaaagaagagagaaaactatacTGCAGTAGTCAGGATGTGGATGAACCAAATCTTGGTTTTCGAATTGtgaatgtattgttttccttgggAGCACAGTTCTGGAGTAGAGTTGCAGGTTCTCTTTTTTAGTAAACACCACCTGTCTGCTGCTGGAATACATCAATTGTATCTTCATCCTCCATTTCCAACTGTGCAGGTGTGTCTGTTTCATTGATTGGTTGCCCATCAAATCGGAATCTGATCTGCCTCATTGACAAACCATGTCGTTCAAAATAGGCTTTCATTAGTTTACTAAGTGGTGTGTGCCTCTTAATCTTAAATTGCCCCACCGAACCATCTTGCCCTGCCACCTTCAAATTAatgtggttgtttttttcagtcttgaCTCCTTCCTTCTGCTTTTCGTCGGCCATGGTGAGTCCGGGGGTCTCCTCGGCCGCCGCTTCACAAAAGAGGCACCAGGATGGTCCGCTCCAAGGGAACTGGGGGGAGAAGCAGCAGcggcaggagcaggaggaggaagatgatggtggtggtgatggtgaggaagaggaggagaagcagcgctcattccttttaaaacagagagcataggaataaatggaggtttccttaaaatgataaccaatatctacctaaaaccatcaccaagcattatatgtaatggagataatttagaggcattcccaataagatcaggagtgaaacaaggatgtccattatcatttctattattcaatattgtactaaaaatgttagctttagccataaaagaaaaaaatttaaggaattagaatatgcaaggaagaaacaaaacttaatactctttgcagatgacatgatggtatacttagagaatccttgataatcaactaaaaaactactttgaaacaactttagcaaagttgcaggatataaagtaaatccacataaatcatcagcatttctatatatgaccaacaaaaacTCAGCAGCAATTGATAGAgaattttaaatttccatttaaaataactgtcgacaatataaaatatttgggagtctatctgccaagacaaacccaagaactatataaacacaattacaaaacacttcacgaaaataaaatcagatctaagtaattggaaaaatatcaattgctcatggataggcctactaatataataaaaatgacaatttaatctaaattaatttaattattcaatgccatgccaatcaaactacctaaaattattttatagtgctagaaaaaaataataaaattcatctggaagaacaaaaggtcaagaatatcaagtgacctaataaaaaaaaatgcacaggaaggtgggctagccataccaaatctaaaactatgctataaagcagcagtcaccaaaactggtactggctaagaaatagaggggtggaTAAGTGgtataggttaggcacaggagacactagtaaatgactatagtaatctactgtttgttaaacccaaagactagggggcagctaggtggtgcagtggataaagcattggccctggattcaggaggacttgagttcaaatctggcctcagacacttgacacttactagctgtgtgatcctggtcaagtcacttaaccctcattgccctgacaaaaaaccaaaacaaacaaacaaaaaaacccccaaagattccagattctgggataagaactcactatttgacaaaaactgctgggaaaaccggaagatagtatggcagaaaccaggcatagaccaacatcttacaccatataccaaaataaggtcaaaataggtacatgagttagacataaaggatgatatcatatgcaaattgggagaggaaagaatagtttatatCTCACATCTATGGAGAAAAGAATTTCTGACCAAACAActagagaataatatgaaatgcaaaatggatcattctgATTACTTTATATTAAAAAGGGTTtctataaacagaagcaatgcagccaagattagaaggaaagcagaaatctgggaaatgatttttacagagagtgtttctgataaagacctcatttctaaaatatatagagaactgaatcaaatttataagaatacaagtcattccccaattgagaaatggtcaaaggatatgaacaggcagttttcagatgaagaaatcaaaactatctattgccatatgaaaaaatgttctaaatcactattgattagagaaatgcaaattaaaacaactctgaggtaccacctgacatttatcagattggctaatataacaacaaaggaaaataataaatgttggagaagatctggaaaaactggaacactaattcattgttggtggagttctgaactgatccaacccttctggagagcaatctagaaccatgcccaaagggctatggagctgtgcataccctttgacccaacaatactacgactaggtctatatcccaaagaaatcataaatgactcacatgtacaaaaatatttatagcagctctctgtggtggcaaagaattggaaattgaggggatgcccatcaactggggaatgactgaacaagttgtggtatatgaatgtgatggaatactattgtgctataagaaatgatgaagagcacaggccaggggaatggtgaatgtgcctctctttaaatcataccacctgggaccctctgaagcttgggacaatgtgccctggaagtagtgccccactttaagaagagttaaaagtcaataaataggctggcaaaatgaacaaaagaaaaaaaccactgaccctggaaagtttctttggtgacaaggaagatcaaaatacaccctcagaagaagataaagtcaaagctcctacatccaaaatttccaagaaaaatatgaattggtctcaggccatagaagtgctcaaaaaggactttcaagatagggtaaaagaggtagaggaaaaaatggaaagagaaatgagagtgatgcaggagggtcatgaaaaaaaaataataaacagtttgaaaaaccaaacaggccaaatggaaaaggaggtacaaaagctctctgaagaaaataattgcttaaaaataaggattgagcaaatggaagctaatgactttacgaaaaatcaagacacaataaagaaaaaccaaaagaatgaaaaaatagagggcaatgtgaaatatctcattggaaaaagagctgacctggaaaatagatacaggagagataatttgaaaattattggactacttgaaagccatgattttaaaaagaacttaggggacagctaggtggtacagtggataaagcactggccctggattcaggaggacctgagttcaaatccaccctcaaacacttgacacttactagctgtctgaccctgggcaagtcacttaaccctcattgccctgcaccccccccccaaaaaaaagagagagagatcttagacatcatcttctaagaaatcatcagggaaaattgccccaatattctagaaacagaaggtaaaatagaaattgaaagaatccaccaatcacctcctgaaagaaatcccaaaatgaaaatgtccaggaatattatagccaaatttcagagctcccaggtcaaggagaaaatattgcaagcagcagaaagaaacaatttaagcaTGGTGGAGCCACAgacaggataacataagatttagcagcttctacattaaaggatcagagggcatggaatatgaaattatggagggaaaaggaactaaaattacaaccaagaatcacctacccagcaaaactgtgtataatctttcaagggaaaaaagtgGGAATGcaatgaaagaggactttcaagcatttgtgatgaaaagacctgagctgaacagaaaatttgactttcaaatacaagaccctagagaaacataaaaaggttaaacaggaaaaagaaatcataagggatattaagaggttaaactgtttacattcctacatgagaagatgatacttgtaactcataaaagctttctcattattagagcagctgaatggagtatatttagacagagagcacaggtgtaagttgaatatgaagggatgatatctttaaaaaataaaattaaagagtgagaagaatgcactgggagaaagagaaagggagaggtggaatggggtaaaatatctcacataaaagaagcaagaaaaagcttatggagtggaggggaagattggggaggtgcaggggagtgagtgagccttactctcatcagaattgactcaaagagggaataacgtacacactcaattgggtatcgtaatctattttaccctgcaggaaaataagaggggaaggggataatgggggaggtgaaagaagggagggcagattgggaaatggggcagtcagaagcaaaacacttttgaggagggatggggtgaaagaagatagaaaatagagtaaatatggggagggaataggatggaaacagcaatagtaacaatgaaaaaaatttgaagtagaggcaagagcaatgtaagatgatgatgaggaggattatgatgatgatgataaaatgtacagtactttgctgggatattgtgaagaaaattctttcgTCAggtaaggtactatataaatgttatctattgttgttgcaataatcaacatcatgggtttattgtaaggaaatctctctttaaagtactatataaatgtaatttactattaaaaaaattgatgagcaggatgctatcagaaaaacctggaaaaacatgagctgatgcaaagtgaaatgtactgtatacaaaataacagcaatattgtaagatgatctgctatgactacacatatataacttatgttgaattgcttgagttcttaaggagtatggggagggagggagaaagagaatttgaaacacaaagttttaaaaatcaatgttaggGGCacctaggcggcgcagtggatagagcactggccctggattcaggaggacctgagttcaaatccgacctcagacatttaacacttactagctatgtgaccctggacaaggcacttaaccccaattgcctcaccaaaaaaaaatcaatgttaaaatttggttttacatgtaatttgggaaaaataaaattctaaaaatatattggaaaaaagagagaaatgatgagcagacagatttcagaaaaacctgaaaagactcaagtggactgatactgagtgaagtgagcagaatcagaagaacattgtacacagtaacagcaacattgtgtgatgatcagctgtgatagacttagctcttctcaacaatacaatgagccaagacaattccaagggactcatgatggaaaatgctctccacatccagaaaaagaactgtggaatttaaatgcagattgaaccatactgtttttactttgggggttttttttcttttctgaggtttttcccttttgttctgattcttctttcacaacataactaatgtggaaatacatttaatgtgattgtacatatataacctatagcagattgcttgccttcttgatgaggagtgagggaagggaaggagaaaaatttggaactcaaaatcttataaaaattaatgttgaaaactatctttatgtgtaactggaaaaaaatactattaagattggggaaaaaaatccacacTCAAAAAATGTCCTAGAACAAGAGttccctcagggcagctaggtggcgcagtggataaagcatcggccttggattcaggagtacctgagttcaaatccagcctcagacacttgacacttactagctgtgtgaccctgggcaagtcacttaacccccattgccctgcaaacaaaaaaaaaaagagttccctCACATCCTAGGCACCAGTGGACATTGGAGAACTTCCTGTGTTTCTCTCATCATATCTAACCATCCAATATTCTGGGTGCCACTTCCTGTTGCTTTAGGAGGTATGGTTTCTCCAAATCTCTCAGTAATTCCCCTCTTTACAACTATCCAGATTCCCAGTCACCATTTATTTAACATCCACTTTGTGTCTGACACAGTTCTatgctctgggaatacaaagataaaaatgaaggtTGACTTCCTaggagctcatattctttttttttttttaattaattaattaattaattttagtgaggcaactggggttaagtgacttgcccagggccacacagctagtgttaagtgtctgaggtcatatttgaactcgggtactcctgacttcagggccggtgctctatccactgggccacctagctgccccaggagcttatattctactggtggAAGcaacatatgaaaaataaattcaaggtaatgGGCCTGGCAGACAGTGGCCCTAGCAACTGTGAGATGCAGAGAGAGCTTCATGTAGCAACAGCCAAGCTGACCAGTAAAAGAAACACAGGGCTCCCAGAAGTGGAGGTGAAGAGGGGTGGTGGGGAAACAGGCTTTGTTGGTGATGCCCCActgaaaatggagagaatattgAGGCTGCGATTACAGAGTGGAAGATCCTCTGCTTGGAGATGATCATTTCACCCCAGAGAGCCAATGAGGTCACCAAACAAGACATGGTGGAGAGATCTGAGGATAAAGATGGATGGATCAAAGAATCATTTGGTAACTCTAGTGTGCCAAACTATGTGCTGAACACTCAGATACAAATCCTTGCCATGAGCTCCCTTTCTACAGGGAAGCAGAGGAAGGAGGTAGAGGAGGGTGCTTGTCCTCAGGGGCAAGGCTGTgggctgaggatacagagaagcCATAACAGTCAGTCACCTGGGAGAGAAGTGTCTCAAAGGCTGGAGGAGATAGATGGCCATCCAGAAAAGAAAACCGAGAAGGCCATTGGGGAGGATAAGAATCAGAAAAGCAGCAGATTCAGAGAGATGAGAGGAGGAAAAAGCATCCAGATGGAGCGATGGCAGATGTATTTTTTAACCAACATACAAACATCCCTCTGTCACTTGAGTCCCTGGGGATGGTAGCGCTCAGACTTAAAGCTTTTGCTACAAAGCATTTGCCCTACTGAGGTCATCTGCAAATGAAGTATGGCTGGAAATGCTAATGGAGGGGATCAGTTTTAGTCTATCCTTGGGGCTTGGTGGGCAGCAAACTCTGGCATGGACCTGTCTTCCAGACTTCTGACTGCTCTCCTGCATTTCTGAAGTTCACAAGGTTTCATCGTTTTCTGTTCTCTCAACTAGGAGAGTAAGAATCTGCATGACATGAATAGATGCAAACACAGGGCCAAGTGCTCATAGCTTCCCGTCAATGAGGGTAGGGAGTGTAGGCCCCTGGATCTTGTGGTTTCCCTCTCCACTCAGAGCTTTACTTGCCTCTCTTTCAAATGCAGCTAGCAGGAAAAAGAGAGGGTTTCACTTTGGTGAGTTAATGCCATCTAAATGAGCACACAGTTGCAGCTCATCAGCTAATCAAAAGTCTTTCTTCACATGATTAGCAGGCTGGAAAAGTCATCCCTTCACATGTTCTAAAATAGGAATATGGGAACTTTCATTAGGCACAAGCAGACCAAGGCTCACCAAACCTCCCTACATGGTTGGGCCACAGGCAGAGCACTGTTTTTGCAGTCCCATGTTCCAGATGGAAAACTTATGTTCGATGGAAACATGGGTCCCCACTACTAGAGGCTGCATTACCATTAGTCCTCCCTTTCCCCTGTGACCACCATTTTAGAAAATACTTTTACCTCTTAAGGCTATGGTAGAAGTGCCCAGGGTAGTGTAGTGTCTGCCATTTCTGTTGAACAGACTCTTCTGAAATGGCACAACCAtggctttacattttttttgtgaggcaattggggttaagtgacttgcctagggtcacacagctagtaattgttaagtgtctgaggccggatttgaactcaggtcctcctgaatccagggccaatactctatccactgtgccacctagctgccctcatgacTTTACATTTTAACTTAGTGGTGCGAGCCTCCCATTTATTTTGAAAACATGGTTCATGGTCAAGAAAAGGAGCAGACAAATTGAAATCACATCAATGTGCTCATGGTAGTGCACCTATCTCAGATGCTTCCATTAAGAATTTCCATAAAAACAGGTAATTCTGAAGGGAAGAAAACCAAGCTATC is drawn from Dromiciops gliroides isolate mDroGli1 chromosome 2, mDroGli1.pri, whole genome shotgun sequence and contains these coding sequences:
- the LOC122742739 gene encoding small ubiquitin-related modifier 2-like → MADEKQKEGVKTEKNNHINLKVAGQDGSVGQFKIKRHTPLSKLMKAYFERHGLSMRQIRFRFDGQPINETDTPAQLEMEDEDTIDVFQQQTGGVY